The nucleotide sequence GCCGATCCAAGGCTGCCAATTGGCTGCGCAGCAGCTCTTGGCTCTGACGCATTGTACGGCGCACATTGCCCTTCACGAAGTTGAGTTGCTCCCGCTGCTGCTGAACAGCTTCGGTGGTTTCCTTATAAGAGCGAAGCAGACGACGTAAATTCCACTGCAGATCATTCAGTTCTCCCAACTGCTGGGATAATTGGCTGTTTTCCAGAATAGCCAGCGCCGGAATACTCTGCTCCACCGTCAGGTCTTCACGTGAGGTTATGGTGCCGCGCTCAGCCAAATCAGCCACCTCATTAAGTAAGCGAATCTTTTCTGATAGTTTAAGCCGCTCCTCTTCCTGCTTTTCCAGGCGAGCAGTGATTTCTCCTATGCTAGCCCGTACATCATACGTTTTGTTCTGCCGGGCGAAGTCCTGCAGATTCTCTTCCGCCTGTGCTAGGCTCTGCCGGTTTTCCGTGAGCTGCTGATCCAAAAACTGCAGCGTCTGGGCGGTAGCAGTCTGCTTTTGAGCAATTTTCTCCTGCAGATATACTGTGTCTATCTTATTAACGATAGCACGGGCTTTTGAGGGATTAAAGTCCTGAAAGGATATTTGAATAGTATTTGCATCCGGATTGACGATTTCAACCAGCAGGTTCTTATCCAAGTATGCATTAATTGCACCTTCGTCATTAATAGTAAAGAAGTAGTTACGCTCGAGCAGTGAGGCATCCATCTTCCCTACGGGCAGGATTCGCAACGTCATGCCGCTTATTCTTACGGACTGGTTCAAAGCGTAGTCGCCACCTCGCTCCTGCCCGTCTTTCTGGTAGGAGAGGTGAAAGAGTTGCGCGTCCTTGAAACGTAGGCTAAACTTGGTATTGAAGAGGATTTCCCCTTCGTACTGCACCCGAAAAGGGGAGGCACCATACAGCTCACTTTCCAGCACGGTCCCTTCGGCATAGTAGTTTACGTCCAAATCCAGCGAGTCGCGCAGACGCCGGTAGATAATATTGGATTTGATAAGTTCCACTTCTCCAGAAAGCTTGTTCAAGCTCTCAGCTTCCTTCATTACTCCACCCAATCCCAGTGTTCCGGCCTCAGTTTTTTCGTCGATCTTTAAAAGGGATGATGACTTGTATACAGGCTTAGTATAGCGAAGAAACAGCCAAGACCCAGTCAGGCCCAGGCCGATCAGCAGCAGCAGCCATAGCAGGCTCCGCCGGACTACCATCAGCAGCGTGTCAAAGTCAAGTCCGCCTCCCTCATCTGCTGGTTCCGACTCCACAGGCGCATTGCTTGCCCCGCCTGTAGCATTTCGGATCAGACTTTCCAGCTCGGCGTTTTCATTAACAGCCATTTACGAGAATAAGAGGTTGAGCGAATCAGAAAAAGCAGGGTGTACCTAGTTAATGGCTAACGCGTAAGTGAGATGATCAGACTTACGGTGGTTAGCAGGATAGATGACAAACCCAATACGGGTGCAGCATCGTTCAATGCATCATAGAAGGGACGACGAATAGGCTCGATATAGATGATGTCATTGGGCTCCACCTGCAGGTTGGCCCTACGCATTCCATCAATAGTTGTCAGGTCCACTTGTTCGATCTGTGGGTTTTTTAGGTTGCCTCGGATGATGCGAATATTGGAGGCCTTACCTCCTGACCTGTATAGGCTTCCGGTGCCACCGCCACTTCCGTCGATTCCGCCCGCTGAGGCCAATACCTCCAGCAGGTTCATGTTGTCATTTACAAGTGGCACGATTTTCCCCCCTGGTGAACCCAGTACGATGACCCGGTTGTTGGTCACGCGGGTAGTCACGAAAACTCCTTTGTAGAATTCGCTGTACTTGATCTGCAGGACGCTATCTGCTTGCAGCAGGGTTAGTCCCGAGATGCGCACCCGGTTTACGAGCGGTAACCGGACATAGCCATCCGTCTGCACCAAGAATTCCGACTCGCCGGCCGAGCTTTGCGCAGCGCCTCCGCCTTGCGCACCGCCTCCACTCTGGCCACTATTTCCCAATGTCCGGCTGCCATTAGCCCCGGTAGACAGCATTCCGGCAGGTGCCCCAAAGCGCAATTCACCGTTCGGATCGATAATTCGCTCACCTTCATTGGTGTAGACCCGCACCGAGAGCTGATCGTTGTTCTGAATGGTGTAGTTGCGGTTCACGCGGTTCACCACCCGGCGGATACGGGTTGTGTCGAGGCCTTTGCCATTGTCCAGCTGAAACATCACGCGCTGATTGTACAACCGATCAGTGCACGACGACACCAAGGTCAGAAAGGGCAGGCATAGCAGCCAAAACAGCGTTAGGTGGCGAGAAACAGATGGACGCATGCAGGCTAAGGGAGCCGGAAAAGTGAACGGATGGGCCGTGGCGAGGCTACATCCAGAGAAAGTGGTTTCTCTGAAAAACCTTCAAAGTTAACCGATTTAGCGGCCTCTTTCAAAATTGAGGTAGGCTCCCGTAATTCTGCACGCGGATTGGGGCAACCAAAATCGTACTTTCGCGGACCCAAAGCCGGGCTTTGCCGGTTATAGCTCTACTTCTCACCACCTTTCATTCTCCCACCCATGGAATTGGTTGCTACCGAAAACCAGACAATGATTGCTCAGATGGTGCGCGACTTCGGTGCGCAGCATATCAAACCCCACATGATGAAGTGGGACGAAAGCCAGGAATTTCCAATTGACGTGTTTCATAAACTCGGCGAAATGGGTCTGATGGGCGTTCTGGTTCCGCAGCAGTACGGTGGAGCTGGCTTTGGCTACACCGAGTACGTGACGGCTATTGCCGAGTTGTCGAAGATTGACGGCAGCATCGGCCTGAGCATGGCGGCGCACAACTCGCTGTGCACCGGCCACATTCTGCAGCATGCCTCCGAGGAGCAAAAGCAGAAATACCTGCCGAAACTGGCCTCCGGTGAGTGGATTGGGGCCTGGGGCCTGACGGAACCCAACACGGGCTCCGACGCCGGCAACATGCGCACCGTGGCCATTGCCGATGGCGACGACTATGTGCTCAACGGCGCCAAGAACTTCATCACCCACGGCAAATCTGGCAACGTAGCCGTGGTGATTGCCCGTACCGGCGAAGTCGGCGACTCGCATGGTATGACGGCTTTCATCGTGGAACGCGGTACCCTGGGCTTCGCGGCCGGCCGCAAGGAGGACAAGCTGGGCATGCGCGCTTCCGAAACCACGGAACTGATTTTCACGGACTGCCGCGTGCCGAAGGAAAACGTCATTGGTAAGGTAGGCGATGGGTTTGTACAAGCACTGAAGGTGCTCGACGGCGGCCGCATCAGCATTGCGGCACTGAGCCTCGGCATTGCGCAGGGCGCTTATGAAGCGGCGCTGCAATACTCCAAGGAACGTCACCAGTTCAACCAGCCCATCAGCAACTTCCAGGGCATTGCCTTCAAGCTGGCCGATATGGCTACTGAAATTGAAGCAGCCTCCTTGCTCACGTACCGCGCGGCCGATATGAAGGACCGCGGCCTGAACGTGAACCGCGAATCGGCCATGGCTAAGCTGTACGCTTCCGAGGTATCGGTGCGGGTGGCGAATGAGGGCGTGCAGATCTTCGGCGGCTACGGCTACACCAAGGACTACCCGGCCGAAAAATACTACCGCGACGCCAAGCTGTGCACCATCGGCGAGGGCACCAGCGAAATTCAGAAGCTCGTTATTGCCCGCACGCTGCTTAAGTAAGCAGCACAGGGGCCGTAGCGTTTTCGGCAAATACGTACTCGCAAGACACCTTCTTGCTGGAGGTGCTTTTCGGGTACGTGTTTTTTTTCCGGCAGTGAAATCAGTGAAAAAGAAGCGGCGTCCAGGATTTTGTGGAATCCGTTTTTAATCTTCCAACTCTCTGATTATCTTTGCGGCCCTTCATAGAAGAGTTTTCAACCCCACTGACATATGATCATCGTACAAATCAAGGAAAACGAGTCGGTTGACCGCGCCCTCAAGCGTTTCAAGAAGAAGTTTGAGCGCACGGGCGTTCTGAAAGAGCTGCGTCGTCGCACCTTCTTCCAGAAGCCGTCGATCACCAACCGTAAGCAGAAGCAGAAGGCCATCTACAAGCAGGTGACCTACGGCAACGAGGCTAACGCCTAGCACTCTGCTGCTTCCCGGGTTAAAAACCGGCTGATGCCCACTTGTGGCGCGTCAGCCGGTTTTTTCGCGTCCTGACAATCCGGATTTTTTTCTTCCCCTGAAATCCATACATTGGTTATCCGGCCCTAGCGGCCGGCTCTCTGATGTATGGATTTGTTTTTTGCCTACCTGCGGTCGGAACGACGCTACAGCCCCAACACGCTGCTGTCGTACCAGACCGATTTGCGCCAGTTCTCCGATTACCTGCGGGCGACGTACGAGCTGGAAGAACCGGCCCAGGCCGACCACACGCTCATTCGCTCGTGGGTGGTGACGCTGATGCAGCAAGACCTGGATCCGCGCACTGTCAACCGCAAGATTGCCTGCCTGCGCTCCTACTACAAGTTTCTGCTGACCACGGGCGCCATCGGGCGCAACCCCATGCTGCGCATCAAGGCTCCCAAAATGGCCAAGAAGTTGCCCGACTTCGTGCCTGAAGACAGTCTGAATGGGTTGCTGAACTCTTTTGAATTTCCTGACACTCTCGCAGGCCGGCGCGACCAATTGATTCTGGAGCTGCTGTATGGCACTGGCATCCGCCTGTCGGAGCTGTTGGGCATCCGGCCCGATGATGTGAGTTTGGCGGCGCGCACGGTGCGCGTGACGGGCAAGGGCAACAAACAGCGCATCGTGCCGCTGAACCCTACGCTGGTAACCGTACTGACCAGCTATATAGCGTTTCGGCAACGCGAGTTTGGGGCGGAAGGCAACGCCCACTCCGCGCTCCTCGTTACGGATAAGGGCGAACCGTTGTATGAAAAGCTGGTGTATCGGACTGTGAAGCACTATTTGAGCCAGATTACCACGGCGTCGTCGCAGCAGCACCCGCACGTGTTGCGGCATTCGTTTGCCACGCACCTGCTCAATAAAGGGGCTGACCTGAACGCCATCAAGGAATTGCTGGGCCACGCCAACCTGGCGGCCACCCAGGTATACACGCACTTATCCATTGACAAGCTGAAATCTGTTTTTGAACAGGCCCATCCAAAGGCCTGAGTTGTGTTCCTTTTTCTTACCTCCCAAACCCTACGACCGATGAAAGTACAGATGCATTCGGTGCACTTCGACGCCGACCAAAAACTGCTCGATTTCATCCAGAAACGCCTCGACAAGCTCGAAACCTTCTATGACCGCGTCACGGAAGGTGAAGTGATTCTGAAGCTGAACAACAAAGACGGTATTGCCAACAAGACCGTGGAAATAAAGCTGCTCGTACCGGGCGCCACGCTGTTTTCGCAGGAAGACGCGCCTTCGTTTGAAGCCGCCGCTGATGCTGCCTCTGAAAGCCTGAAACGCCAGATCACCAAGCACAAAGAGAAAATCTTGGCGCACTAAGCGTATCGTATTCACAAATAAAAAGCCCCGTCTGATTCCTCAGACGGGGCTTTTTGCGTTTTACGGCACAGGCTGAAGCCTATGCTACAGGCCGAATTCGGCTTTGATCTTGTCAACGTAGTCAAGCTTTTCCCAGGTGAAGGTTTCCACGGTGCGGGTGTTGCCGGCGGCGTCCTTCACCTCTTTGGTGCCGGGCTGGCGGCCCATATGGCCGTAAGCGGCCGATTCGCTGAAGATAGGGTTGCGCAAGCCCAGGCGCTGCACGATGGCGTAGGGGCGCAGGTCGAAGAGGCGCTGCACTTTTTCGGCAATCTGGCCGTCGGTGAGCTTCTCGCCGTGGCCGTTGCTGGCCTGCGTGGTGCCGTAGGTGGTCACGAACACACCCACGGGCTGCGCCACGCCGATGGCGTAGGCTACTTGCACCAACACTTGGTCGGCTACGCCGGCCGCTACCAGGTTTTTGGCGATGTGGCGGGCTGCGTAAGCGGCCGAACGGTCTACTTTGCTGGAGTCTTTGCCCGAGAAAGCACCGCCGCCGTGGGCGCCTTTGCCGCCGTAGGTGTCCACGATGATTTTGCGACCGGTGAGGCCGGAATCGCCGTGGGGCCCGCCGATAACGAATTTGCCGGTGGGGTTGATGTGGTAGATGATGGCGTCGGTAAACAGGCTCTGCACCTCGGGGCTGAGCTGGGCTTTCACGCGGGGCACCAGAATGATTTTGATGTCCTGCTCGATCTGCCGGAGCATGGTTTGCTCGTCCTGGTCGAACTCATCGTGCTGGGTGCTTACCACGATGGTTTCGATGGCCTCAGGCGTGTTGTCGTCGGCGTAGCGGATGGTTACCTGGCTTTTGGCATCGGGGCGCAGGTAGGTCATTTCCGTGCCTTCGCGGCGGATTTTCGACAGTTCCTGCAGCAAACGGTGCGAGAGGTCGAGGGCCAGCGGCATGTAGTTGGGCGTCTCCTTAGTGGCGTACCCGAACATCATGCCCTGGTCGCCGGCGCCCTGCTCTTCGTCGCTGGCGCGCTCTACGCCCTGGTTGATGTCGGCCGACTGCTCGTGCAGGCGGTTCATCACCTCGCAGGTATCGGCGTTGAACAGGTACTCCGGCTTGTTGTAGCCGATGCGGCGAATTACCTCACGAACAATTGGCTCGGCCTCTACATGGGCCTTCGACTTGATTTCGCCGGCTACCAGCGCAAAATCCGTGGTGACCAAAGTTTCGCAGGCTACTTTGGAAGCAGGGTCCTGGCGAAGATACTCGTCGAGAATAGCGTCAGAAATCTGGTCGGCTACTTTATCGGGGTGGCCTTCCGAAACAGATTCGGAGGTGAACAGGTACGGCATCAGCTTGTAGGGTAGAGTACGCGAGGGGCCGGCAGCCCCTGCCCTGCGGTTGGAGCAGGGCTACAAAGCTACTATTTAGTTGGGAGTTGCCGGCTATCCTGTTGGCGCGGGGCCTGCAGATGCTGCCAGCCCCGCGGCTAACCCCGGCAATGCGTTTTCCGTTGTAGCGCTACTCTCCCCTACTCTATTCTACCATGAAGAAACTGACTACTCTGACTCTGGCCGCCGGCCTACTCGCGCTACATGTGCCCCAGGTCCAGGCCCAGCAGGCCCGCTCGCCCTACCAGACCCGCTTCGCCGTCGACGGCCCCATCACAGCCGGCCTGGGGGCCCTCAGCATTACAGGGCTGCTGCTGGTACAAAAAAAAGACGGCCTGACGGACGCCCAGCTGGCTGCCCTCAACAAAAACGACATTCCCAAGTTCGACCGGTTTTCGGCGGGCTACTACAGCGACCGGGCCCAAACGGCGGGCGACCTGATTGTATATCCTTCGCTGCTGATTGCGCCGGGCCTGCTGGCGCTGGACCAGGACGTGCGCAGCCGCTACGGCCAGGTGCTGGGCCTGTACCTGCAGAGCATGCTGGCCGCCGATGCCACCTTCACCATGACCATCGGCAACGTGACGCGCTATCGGCCATTTCTGTATGGCACCGAAGGCGGAGGCGACCGGAACAGCAAGATTTCCACCAACTCGTTTTTTGCCGGCCACACGGCCCACACGGCGGCCGCCACCTTCTTCGCCGCCA is from Hymenobacter yonginensis and encodes:
- the rpsU gene encoding 30S ribosomal protein S21, which gives rise to MIIVQIKENESVDRALKRFKKKFERTGVLKELRRRTFFQKPSITNRKQKQKAIYKQVTYGNEANA
- the hpf gene encoding ribosome hibernation-promoting factor, HPF/YfiA family; this encodes MKVQMHSVHFDADQKLLDFIQKRLDKLETFYDRVTEGEVILKLNNKDGIANKTVEIKLLVPGATLFSQEDAPSFEAAADAASESLKRQITKHKEKILAH
- a CDS encoding phosphatase PAP2 family protein, with product MKKLTTLTLAAGLLALHVPQVQAQQARSPYQTRFAVDGPITAGLGALSITGLLLVQKKDGLTDAQLAALNKNDIPKFDRFSAGYYSDRAQTAGDLIVYPSLLIAPGLLALDQDVRSRYGQVLGLYLQSMLAADATFTMTIGNVTRYRPFLYGTEGGGDRNSKISTNSFFAGHTAHTAAATFFAAKVYHDFHPDSKARPFIWTAAGVVSVAEAYTRLEAGKHFLSDNIVGLAVGATAGILVPQLHKKTGNTYSISPVQGLNVNGYSYSGLSLTKRL
- a CDS encoding acyl-CoA dehydrogenase family protein, whose protein sequence is MELVATENQTMIAQMVRDFGAQHIKPHMMKWDESQEFPIDVFHKLGEMGLMGVLVPQQYGGAGFGYTEYVTAIAELSKIDGSIGLSMAAHNSLCTGHILQHASEEQKQKYLPKLASGEWIGAWGLTEPNTGSDAGNMRTVAIADGDDYVLNGAKNFITHGKSGNVAVVIARTGEVGDSHGMTAFIVERGTLGFAAGRKEDKLGMRASETTELIFTDCRVPKENVIGKVGDGFVQALKVLDGGRISIAALSLGIAQGAYEAALQYSKERHQFNQPISNFQGIAFKLADMATEIEAASLLTYRAADMKDRGLNVNRESAMAKLYASEVSVRVANEGVQIFGGYGYTKDYPAEKYYRDAKLCTIGEGTSEIQKLVIARTLLK
- the metK gene encoding methionine adenosyltransferase gives rise to the protein MPYLFTSESVSEGHPDKVADQISDAILDEYLRQDPASKVACETLVTTDFALVAGEIKSKAHVEAEPIVREVIRRIGYNKPEYLFNADTCEVMNRLHEQSADINQGVERASDEEQGAGDQGMMFGYATKETPNYMPLALDLSHRLLQELSKIRREGTEMTYLRPDAKSQVTIRYADDNTPEAIETIVVSTQHDEFDQDEQTMLRQIEQDIKIILVPRVKAQLSPEVQSLFTDAIIYHINPTGKFVIGGPHGDSGLTGRKIIVDTYGGKGAHGGGAFSGKDSSKVDRSAAYAARHIAKNLVAAGVADQVLVQVAYAIGVAQPVGVFVTTYGTTQASNGHGEKLTDGQIAEKVQRLFDLRPYAIVQRLGLRNPIFSESAAYGHMGRQPGTKEVKDAAGNTRTVETFTWEKLDYVDKIKAEFGL
- a CDS encoding tyrosine-type recombinase/integrase, whose amino-acid sequence is MDLFFAYLRSERRYSPNTLLSYQTDLRQFSDYLRATYELEEPAQADHTLIRSWVVTLMQQDLDPRTVNRKIACLRSYYKFLLTTGAIGRNPMLRIKAPKMAKKLPDFVPEDSLNGLLNSFEFPDTLAGRRDQLILELLYGTGIRLSELLGIRPDDVSLAARTVRVTGKGNKQRIVPLNPTLVTVLTSYIAFRQREFGAEGNAHSALLVTDKGEPLYEKLVYRTVKHYLSQITTASSQQHPHVLRHSFATHLLNKGADLNAIKELLGHANLAATQVYTHLSIDKLKSVFEQAHPKA
- a CDS encoding GumC family protein, producing the protein MAVNENAELESLIRNATGGASNAPVESEPADEGGGLDFDTLLMVVRRSLLWLLLLIGLGLTGSWLFLRYTKPVYKSSSLLKIDEKTEAGTLGLGGVMKEAESLNKLSGEVELIKSNIIYRRLRDSLDLDVNYYAEGTVLESELYGASPFRVQYEGEILFNTKFSLRFKDAQLFHLSYQKDGQERGGDYALNQSVRISGMTLRILPVGKMDASLLERNYFFTINDEGAINAYLDKNLLVEIVNPDANTIQISFQDFNPSKARAIVNKIDTVYLQEKIAQKQTATAQTLQFLDQQLTENRQSLAQAEENLQDFARQNKTYDVRASIGEITARLEKQEEERLKLSEKIRLLNEVADLAERGTITSREDLTVEQSIPALAILENSQLSQQLGELNDLQWNLRRLLRSYKETTEAVQQQREQLNFVKGNVRRTMRQSQELLRSQLAALDRQRNLFNSELQTLPQKATELARLNRPLELYEESYLMLMNKKVEFNIAKAGTTPDFQILSPASLPSAPISPVKLMVYAIGLASGIVLGLALMATRYLMHNTVTNVRELERATSSSVLGVIPTYDKEKMSVSKLVVDKNPKSAISESIRSIRTNLDFISSAKKKRLISVTSTISGEGKTFVSVNLGGIIALSEQRVVILDLDMRKPKVNLAFGAENVKGVSTILIDKHSIAECIQHTSIPTLDFISAGPTPPNPSELILSGRFDELLAELHQMYDVILIDTPPVGLVTDGILIMRKADIPIYIVRANYSKKAFLKNINKLAKANNFTRLSVILNDATSSGLYGYGYGYGYGYGYGQGYYEETKPADGKLARLRKRFS
- a CDS encoding polysaccharide biosynthesis/export family protein, which translates into the protein MRPSVSRHLTLFWLLCLPFLTLVSSCTDRLYNQRVMFQLDNGKGLDTTRIRRVVNRVNRNYTIQNNDQLSVRVYTNEGERIIDPNGELRFGAPAGMLSTGANGSRTLGNSGQSGGGAQGGGAAQSSAGESEFLVQTDGYVRLPLVNRVRISGLTLLQADSVLQIKYSEFYKGVFVTTRVTNNRVIVLGSPGGKIVPLVNDNMNLLEVLASAGGIDGSGGGTGSLYRSGGKASNIRIIRGNLKNPQIEQVDLTTIDGMRRANLQVEPNDIIYIEPIRRPFYDALNDAAPVLGLSSILLTTVSLIISLTR